The window GCAGGGTCTCGTCCATGCGCGCGATGGCGTTGGCGGCGAGCCGACCGGAGGATTTCTCCAGCCTGCGCAGCGTCGCGGTGTGCGGATGGGCGGGATGCACGGCATGCGCCGGGTGCGCGGGGCTGGTCTCGGGAGAAGGCTCACGTTCGGGTTGGGGCACGGGACAAGACTGCCCTATCGGCGCCCCGGCGCGGACTCCGGTCCCGCGGCGGAGCGCCCGCGCCCCGAGTCGCGCCGCGGCCGTCGGGGTCTACGGTGGCCTTCATGATTGATGTACGCCGCGCCGCCGACCGGTACGAGGGCGGGGACCCGGCCGCCGGGATCACCACCCGGCACGCCTTCTCCTTCGGATCCTTCTACGACCCGGACAACATCCGGTTCGGCCCGGTGCTGGCCTGCAACGAGGAGATGCTGCGGCCCGGCTCCGGCTTCGAGGAGCACGCGCACAGCCACACCGAGATCGTCACCTGGGTGGTGGAGGGCGAACTCACCCACAAGGACAGCGCCGGCGGACACAGCGGGCAGGTCCGCCCCGGCGACGTGCAGCACTTCGGCGCCGGATCCGGTGCGCGGCACGTCGAGCGCAACGACGGGCCCGAACGGCTGCGGTTCGTACAGACCTGGCTCGCGCCGCTCGTCGCGGGCGGCGAACCCTCGTACACGCTCGTGCGGGACCTCGCCGACGACACCGCGTACGAGATCCCCGCGGCCGGCGCCGTCCTGCGCGTGCGGCGGCCCGGCGCGGGCGAGCGGGTCCCCGTGCCG of the Streptomyces sp. NBC_01426 genome contains:
- a CDS encoding pirin family protein; translated protein: MIDVRRAADRYEGGDPAAGITTRHAFSFGSFYDPDNIRFGPVLACNEEMLRPGSGFEEHAHSHTEIVTWVVEGELTHKDSAGGHSGQVRPGDVQHFGAGSGARHVERNDGPERLRFVQTWLAPLVAGGEPSYTLVRDLADDTAYEIPAAGAVLRVRRPGAGERVPVPAAERVYLHVVRGDLRIDGEELGPGDSARITRESGLEITAGSPGELLIWELP